From the genome of Cynocephalus volans isolate mCynVol1 chromosome 14, mCynVol1.pri, whole genome shotgun sequence, one region includes:
- the PCBP1 gene encoding poly(rC)-binding protein 1 — protein MDAGVTESGLNVTLTIRLLMHGKEVGSIIGKKGESVKRIREESGARINISEGNCPERIITLTGPTNAIFKAFAMIIDKLEEDINSSMTNSTAASRPPVTLRLVVPATQCGSLIGKGGCKIKEIRESTGAQVQVAGDMLPNSTERAITIAGVPQSVTECVKQICLVMLETLSQSPQGRVMTIPYQPMPASSPVICAGGQDRCSDAAGYPHATHDLEGPPLDAYSIQGQHTISPLDLAKLNQVARQQSHFAMMHGGTGFAGIDSSSPEVKGYWASLDASTQTTHELTIPNNLIGCIIGRQGANINEIRQMSGAQIKIANPVEGSSGRQVTITGSAASISLAQYLINARLSSEKGMGCS, from the coding sequence ATGGATGCCGGTGTGACTGAAAGTGGACTAAATGTGACTCTCACCATTCGGCTTCTTATGCACGGAAAGGAAGTAGGAAGCATCATTGGGAAGAAAGGGGAGTCGGTAAAGAGGATCCGCGAGGAGAGTGGCGCGCGGATCAACATCTCGGAGGGGAATTGTCCGGAGAGAATCATCACTCTCACCGGCCCTACTAATGCCATCTTTAAGGCCTTCGCTATGATCATCGATAAGCTGGAGGAAGATATCAACAGCTCCATGACCAACAGCACGGCGGCCAGCAGGCCCCCGGTCACCCTGAGGCTGGTGGTGCCGGCTACCCAGTGCGGCTCCCTGATTGGGAAAGGCGGTTGTAAGATCAAAGAGATCCGCGAGAGTACCGGGGCCCAGGTCCAGGTGGCGGGGGACATGCTACCCAACTCCACCGAGCGGGCCATCACCATCGCTGGCGTGCCGCAGTCTGTCACCGAGTGTGTCAAGCAGATCTGCCTGGTCATGCTGGAGACGCTCTCCCAGTCTCCGCAAGGGAGAGTCATGACCATTCCGTACCAGCCCATGCCGGCCAGCTCTCCAGTCATCTGCGCGGGCGGCCAAGATCGGTGCAGCGACGCTGCGGGCTACCCCCACGCCACCCATGACCTGGAGGGACCACCTCTAGATGCCTACTCGATTCAAGGACAACACACCATTTCTCCGCTCGATCTGGCCAAGCTGAACCAGGTGGCAAGACAACAGTCTCACTTTGCCATGATGCACGGCGGGACCGGATTCGCCGGAATTGACTCCAGCTCTCCAGAGGTGAAAGGCTATTGGGCAAGTTTGGATGCATCTACTCAAACCACCCATGAACTCACCATTCCAAATAACTTAATTGGCTGCATAATCGGGCGCCAAGGCGCCAACATTAATGAGATCCGCCAGATGTCCGGGGCCCAGATCAAAATTGCCAATCCAGTGGAAGGCTCTTCTGGTAGGCAGGTTACTATCACTGGTTCTGCTGCCAGTATTAGTCTGGCCCAGTATCTAATCAATGCCAGGCTTTCCTCTGAGAAGGGCATGGGGTGCAGCTAG